GCGAAAACTTATTTCAAAGCGTCTTTTACCGGACGAAGCCTTGTATGTGATTGCGAATAACACTCTTTTTATTATTGAGATGAAATTTCAAAAAGTCGCGGGTTCGGTTGATGAAAAGTTACAAACCTGCGATTTTAAGAAGAAGCAGTACCGCAAACTTATGGCACCGCTGAATATTGAGGTTGAATATATCTATATTCTCAATGATTGGTTTAAAAATCCATCATACAAGGATACTCTTGATTATGTTATTTCGGTCGGGTGCCAATACTATTTCAACTATCTCCCTCTTAAAAAATTAGGATTGCCGGTATAAAGTTTTCTAAACTATTATGAAATTTAATCAAGAATGGGATTTTATAACTACCGAAGTCCACGGCGAAAAACCAAGCAAAACAAACCTGTCCAAAAGAGAAATATTATTTGCTCTGCAAATTCTGCTAACCAAAATTGGGCGAACAACCGAAATAAGCAAAATGCATTTTTTAAGAGAAAATTATTTCAGCTTAAAAGAGGCATACTTTCTCGCATAGAACCAAAGGACTTTGGCGATAAAGAAACATATCCTCAATTTCAATTATGGTATGTTTAGCAAAAAAGATTTTTGAAACTAGAGAACAAGTAGTGTAAAATTAACCCCAAAGGCATACTTCAATTAAAATAATCCAATTGGAGATAACATTTATGGCAATCTTAATTATCTATATAGCAATTTCTCTGGCGATGGGTGTGAATATAGAAAAATCGATAAATTCCTCAAATTATAAACGTCCATTAGCGGTGAGAATCGGCTTATATATTACAGCGATAATGCTACTTATACTTTTAGCCAAAATACTGAAAATAAATTTATGAATACAAGGGGAATAATTAAAGATTTTTTAATAAAATATAAATAGGTTAAATATATTTAAAATTATGAACATTCAAGTGATATTTACTCTGGCCGTGGTAATTATTTTAATAGTAGCAGCTCTTTACTTTAAGCCACTAAGAAAAGCGATAGGTTTATTGCTTGTCATTTTAGGTACGCTTGTGAGCTTGACGGTTATTGGTTTAGTCTTAGGTATACCAACGATAATTATTGGTGGTCTTTTATTATTTATTTAATGAATAAAATTAAAGAATATAAGTGGATTATTTTAATAACACTTCTAATTTTAGGGTTTAGTTTTTATTGGTTTTCGTGGAGACCAAGTGAAATCCGCAAAGATTGTTTTCAAAAAGAGTATAGCTATGTTTACTACCCAACATCTGAAAGCAACCGGCTTGTAGGAAATGCATTGGACTTTAATTACGAGTATCTAAAATGTGTTCGTTTTTTCGGGTTACCAAATTAATTATGGATTTTTGTCATTTTAATTGTCAATTTAGAGGAGAGGTAAAAAAAATTAATAACCATTTTTATATTTTAAAAAATAGGTATGCTTTGCCACCGCTGACTAAAATGCCCAAGTTAAATCCCTTACCAGTTATTTCTATACCAGCTCCTCAATCAAATATTCCTCCAATTACTCTTAGTATTGAGTCGGTAGATGGTTTTTAGGTATTGACTAATCTTGGCCATGCGGCCTTAAGTTGTAATAAATTTTTTGTAAGGAAGGATAAAAGCGCCCGCCTATCAGTAGGCGGTTTTTTATTTTTTGCTAAAGAAAATGCCCTTGGATTTGGAAAAACTTAATAAAGAGCAAAAAGGAGTAGCGAAAGCTAGGGTATAGCGAAAAACAAGTACTTCAATAACTGATTGAGGTATTTTTATTAATTCCACCGAGCAAGCTCCATAATCCAAAAATTCGTGGTAAAATGATAAAAATATGGAGCCGTTAGCATCAAAAATAAGACCGAAAATTTTGGAAGAATTTGTCGGTCAGGAGCATTTAGTCGGAGAAGGAAAGCCTTTTAATATAGCTATAAAACAAAAGCATTTGTTTTCTTTTATTTTATGGGGGCCTCCTGGAACCGGAAAAACTACTTTGGCCAAGATATATGCCAATAGTCTGAACGCAAAAATTTATGAATTGTCCGCGGTTTCGGCCGGAAAAGCGGATATCAGAAAAATACTAGAAGAAGACTCGGACGGAGTTCCTAAAGTTTTATTTTTAGACGAAATACATCGCTTTAATAAATCCCAGCAGGACTTTCTGCTTCCTTATGTTGAAAGAGGGGAGATAATTTTGATTGGCGCCACTACCGAAAATCCGAGTTTTGAAGTGATATCGGCTTTGCTTTCCCGATGCCGAGTTTTCGTTTTAAATGAACTTTCAGAAAATAACATAAAGGCCATTATTAAAAGAACCGGAATGAAAATGGATGAAGCGGCGGAAGATTGGCTGGTAAATGCGGCCAATGGCGATGCCAGACAAGTAATAACTTTGTTGGAAAACACCAGCGAACTTTATAAAAAGATTACGGTGGAAAATTTAAAAAACGTTCTCCAATCAAAGTTTTTGAGATACGACAAAGTCGGGGAAGAACATTACAACACTATTTCCGCCTTTATCAAAAGCATGAGAGCGAGCCAGCCTGATGCGGCTTTGTATTATTTGGCTCGGATGATTGATTCCGGCGAAGACCCAAAATTTATAGCCAGAAGAATGGTTATTTTTGCTTCCGAGGATATTGGTTTGGCTCAGCCCACAGCCTTAGTAGTGGCTAATGATGTTTTTCGGGCCGTGGAAATAATCGGTCTGCCCGAATGCGGTATTAATTTGGCTCACGGAGTAGCTCATCTGTGCCAGTGTAAAAAAGACAGAAGAGCCCATGATGCTTATATGGAAGCGATGGAAGACGTAAAAAATTTCGGCAATCTTCCTATCCCTTTAAGTTTGCGGAATCCTGAGACAAAATTAATGAAAGATTTAAATTACGGCAAAGGATACGAAAAATATTCCAAGGAATCTTTTCTGCCCGAAAAATTAAAAGGAAAAAAATATTTAAAATAATGCCCCTGAATCTGGAAAAACTTAATAAAGAGCAAAAAGAAGCCGTGGTTCATGGCCAGGGGCCGCTTTTGATTGTGGCCGGAGCCGGAACCGGCAAAACGACGGTTATCACCCAGAGAATAGTTAATTTAATTGAAAAGGAGAAAGTTAAACCTGAAGAAATATTGGCCGTCACTTTTACCGAAAAGGCGGCCGCGGAAATGGAAGAAAGGGTTGATATTCTTTTGCCTTATGGCTATGTGGATTTGTGGATTTCCACTTTCCATTCTTTCTGCGAAAGGGTCTTGCGCGATTACGCTTTGGATATCGGCTTGCCGGCGGATTTTAAGATTTTAGACAACACGGCCGGCTGGCTTTTGGTTTATCGCAATCTGGAAAAATTCAATCTCGATTATTACAAACCCCTGGGGAATCCGACCAAATTTATCCAGGCCC
The bacterium genome window above contains:
- a CDS encoding replication-associated recombination protein A, whose amino-acid sequence is MEPLASKIRPKILEEFVGQEHLVGEGKPFNIAIKQKHLFSFILWGPPGTGKTTLAKIYANSLNAKIYELSAVSAGKADIRKILEEDSDGVPKVLFLDEIHRFNKSQQDFLLPYVERGEIILIGATTENPSFEVISALLSRCRVFVLNELSENNIKAIIKRTGMKMDEAAEDWLVNAANGDARQVITLLENTSELYKKITVENLKNVLQSKFLRYDKVGEEHYNTISAFIKSMRASQPDAALYYLARMIDSGEDPKFIARRMVIFASEDIGLAQPTALVVANDVFRAVEIIGLPECGINLAHGVAHLCQCKKDRRAHDAYMEAMEDVKNFGNLPIPLSLRNPETKLMKDLNYGKGYEKYSKESFLPEKLKGKKYLK